One window from the genome of Pedococcus badiiscoriae encodes:
- a CDS encoding cupin domain-containing protein: protein MSITDIGPRPQSFDLETETLENTNYRTVAWSGTYLQVTLMSIPVNGDIGLEKHPATDQFLRLDRGRGRAQMGPAKDELTFDQEVTDGWCILVPAGSWHNVTNIGDEPMQLYTVYAPQHHKPGKVHQTKTDADNDTDDEPAEWSVQPRAAEDEHA, encoded by the coding sequence ATGAGCATCACCGACATCGGCCCACGTCCCCAGTCCTTCGACCTGGAGACCGAAACGCTTGAGAACACGAACTACCGAACCGTGGCCTGGAGTGGCACCTACCTGCAGGTCACCCTCATGTCGATTCCGGTCAACGGCGACATCGGACTTGAGAAGCACCCCGCCACCGACCAGTTCCTGCGACTCGACCGCGGCCGGGGTCGCGCCCAGATGGGCCCCGCCAAGGACGAACTGACCTTCGACCAAGAGGTCACCGACGGCTGGTGCATCCTCGTTCCCGCTGGGAGCTGGCACAACGTCACCAACATCGGCGACGAGCCCATGCAGCTCTACACCGTCTACGCACCGCAACACCACAAGCCGGGCAAGGTGCACCAGACCAAGACCGACGCTGACAACGACACGGACGACGAACCAGCCGAATGGTCGGTTCAACCACGCGCGGCGGAGGACGAGCACGCCTAG
- a CDS encoding DUF2510 domain-containing protein, protein MADTTNAPAGWYPQGDGQQRYWNGESWTQHFAPSLSTQPASRPSSKPARLAGPGSRPFGKAAAFGWGGLALTAVIGALSSGFSGAAILAGLFTFVLGVIALARGRIGWARLRSRGAAGVVIGAALALLTIGAVAAPPPAPSSPGLPLTSRAAAPARNAAAETTTADSAAAEVAAAAAAAAADKAAADAAAKATADAAAATAKAASDAAAKTARDAAAKQAKAVAAASAKAQAAAQAKAAAQSRAQEAAAASAKAKAAAQAKASASAPPPPAATSYANCTAMHAVYKGGVALPGAVDHRSNGGHAKYAPVYNRALYEANSFSDRDGDGIACEA, encoded by the coding sequence ATGGCCGACACCACAAACGCTCCAGCTGGCTGGTACCCGCAGGGAGATGGCCAGCAGCGGTACTGGAATGGCGAGTCGTGGACTCAGCACTTTGCGCCGAGTTTGTCGACCCAACCAGCCAGCCGGCCATCATCGAAGCCTGCGCGGTTGGCCGGGCCTGGTAGCCGCCCCTTCGGCAAGGCCGCCGCATTCGGCTGGGGAGGTCTGGCCCTCACGGCTGTGATCGGCGCGCTGAGCTCCGGCTTTAGCGGCGCCGCAATTTTGGCGGGGCTATTCACCTTCGTGCTCGGGGTGATCGCCTTGGCTCGCGGCCGCATCGGTTGGGCCCGACTGCGCAGCCGCGGGGCAGCCGGGGTCGTGATCGGTGCGGCCTTGGCGCTACTCACCATCGGTGCAGTGGCCGCACCCCCTCCCGCGCCCTCATCCCCTGGATTGCCTCTGACGAGCCGCGCCGCCGCACCCGCCAGAAATGCCGCAGCCGAAACGACAACAGCAGATTCCGCGGCCGCCGAGGTCGCGGCCGCAGCGGCCGCGGCTGCAGCGGACAAGGCCGCTGCGGACGCTGCGGCGAAGGCTACAGCCGACGCAGCTGCTGCGACCGCGAAGGCAGCTTCCGACGCCGCAGCCAAGACGGCAAGGGATGCGGCAGCAAAGCAAGCGAAGGCGGTAGCCGCAGCCTCGGCGAAGGCCCAAGCTGCCGCGCAGGCGAAGGCTGCGGCACAGAGCAGGGCGCAGGAGGCCGCTGCTGCTTCGGCAAAGGCAAAGGCGGCTGCACAGGCCAAGGCGAGCGCATCCGCACCACCCCCACCAGCCGCCACGTCCTACGCCAACTGCACTGCCATGCATGCAGTTTACAAAGGCGGTGTGGCCCTGCCAGGTGCGGTCGATCACCGCAGCAATGGCGGCCACGCGAAATACGCGCCTGTTTACAACAGGGCGCTCTACGAGGCGAACTCATTCAGCGACCGCGACGGTGACGGGATCGCCTGCGAGGCGTGA
- a CDS encoding helix-turn-helix domain-containing protein, giving the protein MAENPDHHRIAVHLDEFLEKREMTLVELSSRVGLTVANLSILKNGHAKAIRFSTLTAICDALNCTPSDLLSLRK; this is encoded by the coding sequence ATGGCAGAGAATCCCGACCACCATCGGATCGCGGTCCACCTCGACGAGTTTCTCGAGAAACGAGAGATGACTCTGGTCGAGCTGTCGTCGCGGGTAGGCCTGACCGTCGCGAACCTCTCCATCCTCAAGAACGGCCACGCCAAGGCGATCCGCTTCAGCACACTCACGGCGATCTGCGACGCCCTGAATTGCACTCCGAGCGACTTGCTCAGCCTGCGCAAATGA
- a CDS encoding DUF2975 domain-containing protein produces MAVLVIAFIPGSPVIQDLPGAALTGLQRIGGVATGVGADPSGWSPFEIHDPSLGQRLLHMLTEVPGLLLIAEIGRRMSNLVRAAQDLDPFTAQNARALATLAKLTAIGGTGTWILSQVAQGVLAATMLTSLPTFRPQDTPLGWLAVGLIFAAFGRILDRGVAMRAELDTVI; encoded by the coding sequence GTGGCGGTGCTGGTCATTGCCTTCATCCCCGGGTCACCCGTGATCCAGGATCTGCCAGGGGCGGCACTGACCGGCCTGCAGCGGATCGGCGGAGTCGCGACCGGCGTCGGCGCCGATCCCTCCGGCTGGTCACCGTTCGAGATCCACGACCCGTCGTTGGGGCAGCGGCTGCTGCACATGCTGACCGAGGTGCCCGGCCTCCTCCTCATTGCAGAGATCGGCCGTCGCATGTCCAACCTTGTGCGCGCCGCTCAGGACCTTGACCCCTTCACCGCACAGAACGCCCGGGCGCTGGCGACCCTCGCCAAGCTCACAGCGATCGGCGGCACGGGGACCTGGATCCTCAGCCAGGTCGCGCAAGGGGTTCTGGCCGCGACGATGCTGACCTCGTTGCCCACCTTCAGGCCTCAGGACACGCCGCTGGGATGGCTCGCGGTCGGCCTGATCTTCGCCGCCTTCGGACGGATCCTCGACCGGGGTGTGGCCATGCGAGCCGAACTCGACACCGTCATCTGA
- a CDS encoding VanZ family protein — MTSTATARHSAAMWTSLAVTCSQRSQVLRLTVINAPDVSKNNMDIEKRYGRRSPSSTPYFDCRVTTRRRKVKSAAIFAAFALYAAFLLKLLLFSRVPGSERSINLVPFASIAAYASSHAPGAARTGFANIVGNILIFISLGFYASWLRHRATTARIMLIVASISVAVEVLQGILGVGASDIDDVMLNSVGGFIGILALTLLTATLRTQSRVRSAVAALSLLAIPVWCYLLVVIRLHM, encoded by the coding sequence ATGACCAGCACCGCCACCGCAAGGCACAGCGCGGCGATGTGGACGAGCTTGGCGGTGACGTGCAGCCAGCGCAGCCAGGTGTTGAGGCTTACGGTCATCAATGCTCCAGACGTATCGAAAAACAATATGGATATTGAAAAACGATATGGCCGACGGTCGCCGTCGTCAACCCCTTACTTTGACTGCCGAGTCACCACGAGACGTAGGAAGGTCAAGAGCGCTGCGATCTTCGCAGCCTTCGCCCTGTACGCCGCCTTCCTGCTGAAGCTGCTTCTCTTCTCTCGCGTCCCGGGCTCCGAAAGGTCCATCAACCTCGTCCCGTTCGCGAGCATCGCGGCATACGCCTCCAGCCATGCTCCCGGAGCTGCGAGAACAGGATTCGCAAACATCGTCGGCAACATCCTGATCTTCATCTCGCTGGGGTTCTACGCCTCATGGCTCCGACACCGAGCGACCACAGCGCGAATCATGCTGATCGTCGCCTCCATCAGCGTCGCCGTGGAGGTCCTTCAGGGGATTCTCGGGGTGGGAGCATCCGACATCGACGATGTGATGCTGAACAGCGTCGGAGGGTTCATCGGCATCCTGGCCTTGACACTGCTTACCGCAACCTTGCGCACGCAATCTCGAGTACGGTCCGCCGTTGCCGCACTGTCCCTGCTTGCGATACCGGTCTGGTGCTACCTCCTCGTCGTCATCCGACTTCATATGTGA
- a CDS encoding DivIVA domain-containing protein — protein MLTSKDVMKKTLTPRQFQGGYDEREVDDLLDKVVGVLRYYEQGGRPGPQAPASPIAGHRFTSTKFRRGYDQMEVDDFLDQVSETLHFYEQGGRPDPQTLASMVGPEPEGFGQRALRWLRGDPRP, from the coding sequence ATGCTCACCTCGAAGGACGTCATGAAGAAGACGCTCACACCTAGGCAATTCCAGGGCGGGTATGACGAGCGCGAGGTCGACGACTTGCTGGACAAGGTCGTGGGGGTCCTGCGGTACTACGAGCAGGGCGGTCGACCGGGGCCACAGGCGCCGGCCTCGCCGATCGCAGGTCACAGGTTCACGTCAACGAAGTTCCGTCGCGGGTACGACCAGATGGAAGTCGACGACTTCCTCGACCAGGTGAGCGAGACCTTGCACTTCTACGAGCAGGGCGGTCGACCCGATCCGCAGACGTTGGCATCGATGGTCGGTCCAGAGCCGGAAGGGTTCGGTCAGCGGGCCCTTCGCTGGCTGCGTGGAGACCCAAGGCCCTGA
- a CDS encoding NUDIX domain-containing protein: protein MRSLSLWRQVRAGCQLTARSRRGNQAGLVQGGPGRGLRAVSTSSSQPPRLRHAVRAIILADADRVLLCRFSFPHPAVPAAATVVWAAPGGGVESGELPLAALRRELHEETGLVIDVDPPHVWHQEVVGPGLADGYAGLVNDYYLVRARHFDPRGSLSEDDLVAEHISGMRWWQHADIAAYEGTDLFSPRDLATPLGLLIAGDIPDAPVTILGP, encoded by the coding sequence ATGCGCTCACTCTCACTGTGGCGACAGGTCCGAGCCGGGTGCCAACTCACTGCACGAAGTCGGCGTGGCAACCAGGCGGGTCTTGTCCAAGGCGGACCTGGACGCGGCCTCCGAGCTGTGAGTACTTCATCCTCTCAGCCACCCAGATTGAGACATGCCGTACGGGCGATCATCCTGGCCGATGCCGACCGAGTTCTGTTGTGTCGCTTCAGTTTCCCGCACCCAGCTGTTCCGGCGGCCGCGACGGTCGTGTGGGCGGCCCCAGGCGGCGGCGTCGAGTCCGGTGAGCTCCCGCTCGCGGCACTGCGCAGGGAGCTGCACGAGGAAACGGGGCTCGTCATCGACGTCGACCCGCCCCACGTTTGGCACCAGGAGGTCGTCGGTCCCGGCCTGGCGGACGGTTACGCCGGGCTTGTCAACGACTACTACCTCGTGCGCGCCAGGCACTTCGACCCCCGTGGCTCGCTGTCAGAGGACGACCTCGTCGCTGAGCACATCAGCGGGATGCGATGGTGGCAGCACGCTGACATCGCCGCATACGAGGGAACCGACCTGTTCTCACCCCGGGACCTCGCCACACCCCTCGGGTTGCTGATCGCGGGTGACATCCCCGACGCGCCGGTGACGATCCTCGGCCCGTGA
- a CDS encoding phosphotransferase, which translates to MTDALHEDELRIDASLVRALVDRALPEYASLPLSRLSASGSSNALFRLGDELLVRLPRQPGGAATIDKEAHWLPRMGPLLPVSVPEVLAVGKPDLGYPERWSVVRWLDGEVPTGADPASRTGPTRTGLARDLAAVVTALRDIPVPHSALGDPQLRWYRGAPLESMADSTRRVLGECRGIPDLDLDLEAALRVWEHAMALPTEGGGSQPRWFHGDLVAENLLVRGERLAAVLDFGGLAVGDPTVDLIVAWDVLDPAARDVFRRAVGVDDTSWLRGRAWALSLALGTFPYYWNTMPDRCASRLAVARSVLADAASTP; encoded by the coding sequence GTGACTGACGCGCTGCACGAGGACGAACTGCGGATCGACGCCAGTCTCGTTCGGGCCCTCGTTGACCGCGCCCTCCCGGAATACGCGTCACTACCCCTGAGTCGTTTGAGTGCTTCGGGTTCAAGCAACGCGCTCTTCCGGCTCGGCGACGAGCTCCTCGTCCGCCTTCCCCGACAGCCGGGGGGAGCCGCGACCATTGACAAGGAAGCGCATTGGCTGCCCCGGATGGGGCCGCTGCTCCCGGTCAGCGTGCCCGAGGTCCTCGCTGTCGGGAAGCCGGATCTCGGCTATCCCGAACGGTGGTCGGTGGTGCGCTGGCTCGATGGCGAGGTCCCCACGGGCGCAGATCCCGCGTCGCGCACCGGCCCGACGCGCACGGGCCTGGCGCGTGACCTCGCTGCCGTGGTCACCGCCCTGCGCGACATCCCGGTGCCTCACAGCGCGCTGGGTGACCCGCAGCTTCGGTGGTATCGCGGCGCCCCACTGGAGTCGATGGCTGACTCAACGCGTCGCGTCCTTGGTGAATGTCGCGGCATCCCGGATCTGGACCTGGACCTGGAAGCCGCGCTGCGGGTATGGGAACACGCCATGGCCCTTCCCACAGAAGGTGGAGGGTCGCAGCCGCGCTGGTTCCACGGGGACCTGGTGGCCGAGAACCTTCTGGTGCGCGGTGAGCGCCTCGCCGCAGTGCTGGACTTCGGTGGACTGGCCGTCGGCGATCCGACAGTCGATCTGATCGTTGCGTGGGACGTGCTCGACCCTGCGGCCCGCGATGTGTTCCGTCGCGCCGTCGGGGTCGACGACACGTCCTGGCTGCGAGGCAGGGCATGGGCGCTTTCGTTGGCCCTCGGGACCTTTCCGTACTACTGGAACACCATGCCCGACCGGTGCGCCAGCAGGCTTGCCGTCGCGCGGTCCGTGCTCGCCGACGCCGCGTCAACTCCATGA
- a CDS encoding VOC family protein, with product MPIKLENVGIAVRDLEATIAFFTDLGLILVGRDTVSGEWTDTAVGLDGNHANIAMLQTPDANGRLELFEYIHPDAIETQPTRPNEIGMHRVAFSVDDIDEALAIAARHGCQPLRGVANYEDVYRLTYLRGPSGIIVMLAQDLTKN from the coding sequence ATGCCAATCAAACTCGAGAACGTCGGGATCGCCGTCCGCGACCTGGAGGCGACGATCGCCTTCTTCACCGATCTGGGGCTCATCCTGGTTGGACGTGACACGGTCAGCGGAGAGTGGACCGACACCGCCGTGGGTCTTGACGGCAACCACGCCAACATCGCCATGCTCCAGACCCCCGACGCAAACGGTCGCCTCGAGCTCTTCGAGTACATCCACCCCGACGCGATCGAGACACAGCCAACCCGGCCCAACGAGATCGGCATGCACAGGGTGGCCTTCTCAGTCGACGACATCGACGAGGCCCTGGCAATCGCAGCCAGGCACGGCTGCCAGCCGCTTCGCGGGGTGGCCAACTACGAGGACGTGTACAGGCTCACCTACCTCCGCGGTCCGAGCGGAATCATCGTGATGCTCGCCCAGGACCTGACGAAGAACTGA
- a CDS encoding proline iminopeptidase-family hydrolase — protein MGGYLDYTGLADRIAGGVRMIPISTAAGDFRVWTKRVGNNPRIKVLLLHGGPAATHEYLESFDGWMPQAGVQYFYYDQLGSHYSDQPDDPSLWEVDRFVEEVEQVRIALELGPEDFFLYGHSWGGLLAIEYALAHQEQLKGLVISNMMASAPAYNAYAESSLMPAMDQDALAQIKRLESTGQTQDPAYEALLMEHFYVHHICRLPLEEWPEPLVRSFAHLNQPVYTLMQGPSELGASGKLADWDRTAELSEITVPTLVIGAEHDTMDPHHLEWMASQFVNGTYHHCPNGSHMCLVDDADTYFAGLTAFLHRVDAQV, from the coding sequence GTGGGGGGATACCTCGACTACACCGGGCTCGCGGACCGCATCGCAGGTGGCGTGCGGATGATTCCCATCTCGACTGCCGCGGGTGACTTCCGGGTGTGGACCAAGCGGGTCGGCAACAATCCGCGCATCAAGGTGCTGCTCTTGCACGGCGGCCCGGCCGCGACCCACGAGTATCTCGAGTCGTTCGATGGCTGGATGCCACAGGCGGGCGTGCAGTACTTCTACTACGACCAGCTGGGCTCGCACTACAGCGACCAGCCGGACGACCCCTCGTTGTGGGAGGTGGATCGCTTCGTCGAGGAGGTCGAGCAGGTCCGGATCGCCCTCGAGCTGGGCCCGGAGGACTTCTTCCTCTACGGCCATTCGTGGGGCGGGTTGTTGGCAATCGAGTACGCGTTGGCCCACCAGGAGCAGCTCAAGGGTCTGGTCATCTCCAACATGATGGCCAGCGCTCCTGCATACAACGCGTACGCCGAGAGCTCGTTGATGCCGGCCATGGACCAGGACGCCTTGGCACAGATCAAGCGTCTTGAGTCGACTGGCCAGACCCAAGACCCTGCCTACGAGGCCCTCCTGATGGAGCACTTCTACGTCCACCACATCTGCCGGTTGCCGCTCGAGGAGTGGCCCGAACCGCTCGTGCGATCGTTCGCCCACCTCAACCAACCGGTGTACACGCTGATGCAGGGACCGAGCGAGCTCGGGGCCAGCGGGAAGCTCGCCGACTGGGACCGCACGGCCGAGCTGTCCGAGATCACGGTGCCGACCCTGGTGATCGGCGCCGAGCACGACACCATGGATCCCCATCACCTCGAATGGATGGCCTCCCAGTTCGTCAACGGGACCTACCACCACTGCCCCAACGGCAGTCACATGTGCCTTGTGGACGACGCGGACACTTACTTCGCGGGACTCACCGCGTTCCTCCACCGCGTCGATGCGCAGGTTTGA
- a CDS encoding dihydrofolate reductase family protein has protein sequence MRPLRYSINVTLDGCCHHEAGLPPDEESMRYWTAEMERADALLFGRVTYEMMESAWRRPATGTWPDWMGEAEIPFAEAIDRTKKYVVSSTLSGVDWNAELVRGDVGQAVQRLKQEPGEGLFVGGVTLPLALADLGLIDEYAFVVQPVLAGHGPTLLAGLSERIQLELVDRHEFRSGAVAVRYRPTGATA, from the coding sequence ATGAGACCACTTCGCTACTCGATCAACGTCACGCTCGACGGCTGCTGCCATCACGAGGCAGGACTCCCCCCTGACGAAGAGTCGATGCGCTACTGGACCGCTGAGATGGAACGCGCCGATGCCCTCCTGTTCGGGCGGGTGACCTACGAGATGATGGAGTCGGCGTGGCGGCGACCGGCCACGGGCACGTGGCCCGACTGGATGGGTGAGGCGGAGATCCCGTTCGCCGAGGCCATCGACCGAACGAAGAAGTACGTCGTGTCGAGCACGCTGAGCGGCGTCGACTGGAATGCCGAGCTGGTGCGGGGCGACGTGGGGCAAGCGGTGCAGCGGCTCAAGCAGGAGCCGGGCGAGGGCCTGTTCGTGGGTGGCGTGACGCTCCCCCTGGCGTTGGCAGATCTGGGACTGATCGACGAGTACGCGTTCGTGGTGCAGCCGGTCCTTGCCGGTCACGGGCCGACGTTGCTCGCCGGTCTGAGCGAGCGCATCCAGCTCGAGCTCGTGGATCGCCATGAGTTCCGCTCGGGGGCGGTCGCCGTGCGATACCGGCCCACCGGAGCAACGGCTTGA
- a CDS encoding antibiotic biosynthesis monooxygenase, with protein sequence MYARTTTIQADRSKVEDGISRVRDQVFPAVTAIDGCAGMSLLVDRESGRCIATTAWESEAAMRASTDQVKPLRDDAEQSFGANSSEVATWEVAVMHRDHASPEGACARVTWLRGDEGLADRAADVYRSVVLPTVQEWDGFCSANLMISRETGRIVGTVTFETSAQLEATREAAKDLRQRASERLGATVDDVAEMEVALAHLHVPELV encoded by the coding sequence GTGTATGCACGCACCACCACGATTCAGGCGGACCGCTCCAAGGTCGAGGACGGGATCAGCCGCGTCCGGGACCAGGTCTTCCCCGCCGTGACGGCCATCGACGGCTGTGCCGGGATGTCGCTGCTTGTCGACCGCGAGTCGGGCCGCTGCATCGCGACGACCGCCTGGGAGTCAGAGGCCGCCATGCGAGCCAGCACTGACCAGGTGAAGCCCCTGCGAGACGACGCTGAGCAGAGCTTCGGAGCGAACTCCAGCGAGGTCGCGACCTGGGAGGTCGCCGTGATGCACCGCGACCACGCCAGTCCTGAGGGCGCGTGTGCTCGCGTCACCTGGCTGCGCGGGGACGAGGGACTGGCAGACCGGGCTGCTGACGTCTACCGGTCGGTCGTCCTTCCCACGGTGCAGGAGTGGGACGGGTTCTGCAGCGCGAACCTGATGATCAGCCGGGAGACCGGTCGCATCGTAGGCACGGTCACCTTCGAGACCTCGGCCCAGCTCGAGGCCACGCGTGAGGCGGCCAAGGACCTGCGCCAGCGCGCCAGCGAACGGCTCGGCGCGACGGTCGACGACGTGGCGGAGATGGAGGTGGCACTCGCCCACCTGCACGTGCCCGAGCTGGTCTGA
- a CDS encoding Mur ligase family protein, with protein sequence MLRTTAAVVAGKAARVASRLRGGGSALPGLVAERIDPGFLAHALADVPDGIVVVTGTNGKTTTTKMLVAVLRAHGRTVFSNPTGSNFTRGVISSMLGELPLRGRLDADLAVLELDEAHALKFAAAVRPTHALLLNVARDQLDRFAEIDHTAQLLASLAEQTTTGVVLNLDDSFVSRIRDRVADGVTVRYFGVDKSIADRLPELQEQDVRFEDDFVPPVAGPQDGLLKPSDERTFEVVFGSDTAGSDTSGSDTAGSNTEGNGTVGPLELQQRGLAAMINATAATATARMLLGDAFDPAAAAEALRAVTPPFGRGEVVMVDGQPLELVLVKNPAGFTVALGTYGSTPVATMIAINDNYADGRDVSWLYDVSFESLRARGVTITSGVRGYDMALRLQYDDVAVAAVETDLDAALDSFLAQHPQEPKRIFCTYTAMMALRRTLAARYDLPDIGEEAS encoded by the coding sequence ATGCTGAGGACGACGGCGGCGGTAGTCGCGGGCAAGGCTGCGAGGGTCGCTTCGCGGCTTCGTGGCGGGGGCTCCGCGCTCCCCGGCCTGGTGGCCGAACGCATCGACCCGGGTTTCCTGGCCCATGCGCTGGCTGACGTGCCGGACGGGATCGTCGTCGTCACCGGCACCAACGGCAAGACGACGACCACGAAGATGCTGGTCGCGGTGCTGCGCGCCCACGGACGCACCGTCTTCAGCAACCCCACCGGCTCCAACTTCACCCGCGGGGTGATCTCCTCGATGCTGGGTGAGCTGCCCCTGCGCGGCCGGCTCGACGCCGACCTGGCGGTGCTCGAGCTCGACGAGGCCCACGCCTTGAAGTTCGCCGCCGCAGTCCGTCCGACCCACGCCCTGCTGCTCAACGTCGCCCGCGACCAGCTCGACCGGTTCGCCGAGATCGACCACACCGCGCAGCTGCTCGCCTCGCTGGCCGAGCAGACGACGACCGGGGTGGTGCTCAACCTCGACGACTCGTTCGTCTCGCGGATCCGGGACAGGGTCGCCGACGGGGTGACCGTCCGCTACTTCGGAGTGGACAAGTCGATCGCGGACCGGCTGCCCGAGCTCCAGGAGCAGGACGTCCGGTTCGAGGACGACTTCGTGCCACCCGTCGCGGGTCCGCAGGACGGGCTGCTGAAGCCGAGCGACGAGCGGACCTTCGAGGTCGTGTTCGGCTCTGACACAGCAGGCTCGGACACATCAGGCTCGGACACAGCGGGCTCAAACACAGAAGGCAACGGCACGGTCGGTCCGCTCGAGCTCCAGCAGCGCGGACTGGCCGCGATGATCAACGCCACGGCTGCCACGGCCACGGCCCGGATGCTGCTCGGCGACGCGTTCGACCCGGCAGCTGCCGCGGAGGCCCTCCGCGCGGTGACGCCACCGTTCGGCCGCGGCGAGGTGGTCATGGTCGACGGCCAGCCGCTCGAGCTCGTCCTCGTGAAGAACCCCGCGGGCTTCACGGTGGCACTGGGTACGTACGGCTCGACCCCGGTCGCGACGATGATCGCGATCAACGACAACTACGCGGACGGTCGCGACGTCTCCTGGCTCTACGACGTGAGCTTCGAGAGCCTGCGGGCCCGCGGCGTCACGATCACCAGCGGCGTCCGGGGCTACGACATGGCGCTGCGGCTCCAGTACGACGACGTCGCCGTCGCGGCGGTCGAGACCGACCTCGACGCGGCGCTCGACTCGTTCCTCGCCCAGCATCCGCAGGAGCCGAAGCGGATCTTCTGCACCTACACCGCGATGATGGCGCTGCGCCGCACCCTGGCCGCGCGCTACGACCTGCCCGACATCGGCGAGGAGGCGTCATGA
- a CDS encoding type 1 glutamine amidotransferase, whose translation MSTASQPHGIPDVSIPGEPEGSARVPDADRAGKGVIHVVHLYPREMSIYGDLGNTRTLAARIRRHGYSPVVHQHHPGGEFPETAHLIVGGGGQDSGQVRVEADLEQIGDRLHALADAGTPMLMICGMYQLLGNAFITVDGKRLPGLGILDVTTQGNAKRMIGPVVLTTEFGDVVGYENHSGSTTLGAGQAPFGTVRSGFGNNGTDGTEGARTGNVFGSYLHGPILPANPVFADALIGLAAEHATGRPFEPEPQDDAIADEARTRQVRRLVRR comes from the coding sequence ATGAGCACCGCGAGCCAGCCGCACGGCATACCCGATGTCTCCATCCCGGGGGAGCCGGAGGGTTCGGCGCGGGTGCCCGATGCGGACCGCGCCGGCAAGGGCGTCATCCACGTGGTGCACCTCTACCCGCGTGAGATGAGCATCTACGGCGACCTCGGCAACACGAGGACCCTCGCGGCCCGCATCCGGCGCCACGGATACAGCCCGGTCGTGCACCAGCACCACCCCGGTGGCGAGTTCCCGGAGACTGCCCACCTCATCGTCGGCGGCGGCGGCCAGGACTCGGGACAGGTGCGGGTCGAGGCGGACCTCGAGCAGATCGGCGACCGGCTGCATGCGCTGGCGGACGCTGGCACGCCGATGCTGATGATCTGCGGGATGTACCAGCTGCTCGGGAACGCGTTCATCACCGTGGACGGCAAGCGGTTGCCAGGGCTGGGGATCCTCGACGTCACCACCCAGGGCAACGCCAAGCGGATGATCGGGCCCGTCGTCCTCACGACCGAGTTCGGTGACGTCGTGGGCTACGAGAACCACTCCGGCTCGACCACTCTCGGTGCGGGGCAGGCGCCGTTCGGGACCGTGCGGTCCGGGTTCGGCAACAACGGCACCGATGGCACCGAGGGTGCGCGCACGGGCAACGTCTTCGGCTCCTACCTGCACGGGCCGATCCTGCCGGCCAACCCTGTCTTCGCCGACGCGCTGATCGGCCTCGCCGCCGAGCACGCCACGGGTCGTCCGTTCGAACCGGAGCCCCAGGACGACGCCATCGCCGACGAGGCACGCACCCGCCAGGTCCGGCGGCTCGTCAGGCGCTGA